The following are encoded in a window of Sinomonas cyclohexanicum genomic DNA:
- a CDS encoding UvrD-helicase domain-containing protein: protein MSARPDGLTNVTMVSASAGTGKTYTLTSKIVDEIRRGTPPEKVMATTFTKKAAGELRERIAARLLESGEGLAAQQLGASLIGTVNSVCGQLLSEYAIDAGLSPALEVIGEDQLPAMFRLATDEIRAEHAEVLTPISVRMGTHPDLAPGYTVESWEDTLQRIVNLARTNQLDANAVRACADASWAGFRGFLDDPGEDHRAEWFRELHALRAELDQTVARGEHSDGSKANLGTKAFQEQYPKVLDRIAKAQDVETTPWEVWRGFLGSGAPAPLKKIFGPLRERIHAELLSNPALHADLEGYVRGLFRCAAACLDAYEAFKRDNALMDFVDQEAKVLELARHNEAFRESFRGRIDVLVVDEFQDTSPLQLALFLELGALVQRVVWVGDPKQAIYEFRGTDPELMEAVMARVPAERREQLSCTWRSRQAPVDLSNAVFERVFTQNADGHRMSEESVHLALPESKAAEYAGDPGGVEAWSRAQGNAADRLRATAAGVRDLLERGPTVGGRPLRPCDIAVLTRTNAEVKAVAEALDDLGLRASLNPRALGGAREVQLTRAGMAYVADRHDTVALAELVALHPDHPSHGTWQRELLGAVVRREDERMPGPDGTPGEVVAGPRLVHDAWRAAPLVAALDELRAQAVAATPTEVLEAVTGALGLPRLIAGWSAPERRLRNLDAFRGAVELYYERCRALREPATLRGFLAFFGSDEHDSAENAGPDVVNVLTYHKAKGLEWPVVVMESLDKETRARPFGAGVETTRALDLADPLAGRWIRLWPSPFPYGGSPLDAQAQGSDAAARFLAREQRNQARLMYVGMTRAAHTTVLTAKNGSPSMVNDLGVEGLVAFKPGTDAVVVGREATIPARVVALEPAEAGPSDGEWEPRWVDAPGWEGAVVRKPARLKASEALSAGQDADVRDIATLGAPLASHGSEDWGAVGSAVHAYLGTEFRMLDDAGRARLAERLVERWGVGRTVQASLLTAAGERFESWLDGEFPGWARHREAAIGWRPEGQAMEGWIDLLLEGPDGFVLVDHKTYPGSDPVGHIRAHYLGQMAAYRSAIEAATGKPVLRILMHLPALGKVLEVAD from the coding sequence ATGAGCGCGCGCCCAGACGGCCTGACGAACGTCACGATGGTCTCCGCGAGCGCCGGGACGGGCAAGACGTACACGCTCACGAGCAAGATCGTGGACGAGATCCGCCGCGGCACCCCGCCCGAGAAGGTCATGGCCACGACGTTCACCAAGAAGGCCGCGGGGGAGCTGCGCGAGCGGATCGCGGCGCGGCTGCTCGAGTCCGGTGAGGGCCTCGCCGCGCAGCAGCTCGGGGCAAGCCTCATCGGCACCGTCAACAGCGTGTGCGGCCAGCTCCTCTCCGAGTACGCGATCGACGCGGGCCTCTCCCCGGCCCTTGAGGTCATCGGCGAGGACCAGCTCCCGGCGATGTTCCGGCTCGCCACGGACGAGATCCGCGCCGAGCACGCCGAGGTCCTCACTCCGATCTCTGTGCGCATGGGCACGCACCCGGACCTCGCGCCGGGGTACACGGTGGAGTCGTGGGAGGACACGCTCCAGCGGATCGTGAACCTCGCCCGGACCAACCAGCTGGACGCGAACGCCGTGCGCGCCTGTGCGGACGCCTCGTGGGCCGGGTTCCGCGGCTTCCTCGACGATCCCGGCGAGGACCACCGCGCCGAGTGGTTCCGGGAGCTGCACGCGCTGCGGGCCGAACTGGACCAGACCGTCGCCCGCGGCGAGCACTCCGACGGGTCCAAGGCCAACCTCGGGACGAAGGCATTCCAGGAGCAGTACCCGAAGGTCCTGGACAGGATCGCCAAAGCGCAGGACGTCGAGACCACCCCGTGGGAGGTGTGGCGGGGATTCCTTGGCTCCGGCGCGCCGGCCCCGCTGAAGAAGATCTTCGGGCCGCTGCGCGAGCGCATCCACGCCGAGCTGCTCTCCAATCCGGCGCTCCACGCCGACCTCGAGGGGTACGTGCGCGGACTGTTCCGCTGCGCCGCTGCCTGCCTCGACGCGTACGAGGCGTTCAAGCGGGACAACGCCCTCATGGACTTCGTGGACCAGGAGGCGAAGGTCCTCGAGCTCGCCCGGCACAACGAGGCGTTCCGCGAGTCCTTCCGCGGACGGATCGACGTGCTCGTCGTGGACGAGTTCCAGGACACCAGCCCCCTGCAGCTCGCGCTGTTCCTCGAGCTCGGCGCCCTCGTGCAGCGGGTCGTGTGGGTGGGCGATCCCAAGCAGGCCATCTACGAGTTCCGCGGCACCGACCCGGAACTCATGGAGGCCGTCATGGCCCGGGTCCCCGCGGAGAGGCGCGAGCAGCTCTCGTGCACGTGGCGGTCCCGGCAGGCGCCCGTGGACCTCTCGAACGCCGTGTTCGAGCGGGTCTTCACCCAGAACGCGGACGGGCACCGCATGAGCGAGGAGTCCGTGCACCTCGCGCTGCCCGAGTCGAAGGCCGCGGAGTATGCGGGGGATCCCGGCGGGGTCGAGGCGTGGTCGCGGGCACAGGGCAACGCGGCGGACCGGCTGCGGGCCACCGCCGCCGGGGTCAGGGACCTGCTCGAGCGTGGGCCCACCGTCGGCGGCCGGCCGCTTCGGCCCTGCGACATCGCCGTACTGACCCGGACCAATGCCGAGGTCAAGGCCGTCGCCGAGGCCCTCGATGACCTCGGCCTGCGCGCGAGCCTCAATCCCCGCGCGCTCGGCGGGGCCCGCGAGGTGCAGCTGACGCGGGCCGGGATGGCGTACGTGGCCGATCGGCACGACACGGTGGCCCTCGCGGAGTTGGTCGCCCTCCACCCGGACCACCCCTCCCACGGGACGTGGCAGCGGGAGCTGCTCGGCGCCGTCGTGCGCCGGGAGGATGAACGCATGCCCGGACCGGACGGAACACCCGGCGAGGTGGTCGCGGGCCCCCGGCTCGTGCACGACGCGTGGCGGGCCGCGCCGCTCGTCGCCGCGCTGGACGAGCTGCGCGCGCAGGCCGTGGCGGCGACGCCCACCGAGGTGCTCGAGGCCGTGACGGGGGCGCTGGGGCTGCCGCGCCTGATCGCGGGGTGGTCGGCGCCGGAGCGCAGGCTGCGGAACCTGGACGCGTTCCGGGGCGCGGTCGAGCTGTACTACGAGCGATGCCGGGCGCTGCGGGAGCCGGCCACGCTGCGCGGGTTCCTCGCGTTCTTCGGCTCGGACGAGCACGACTCGGCGGAGAACGCCGGGCCGGACGTGGTCAACGTGCTCACGTACCACAAGGCGAAGGGCCTCGAGTGGCCGGTGGTGGTCATGGAGAGCCTGGACAAGGAGACGAGGGCTCGGCCGTTCGGCGCCGGGGTCGAGACGACGCGGGCCCTGGACCTCGCAGACCCGCTCGCCGGGCGCTGGATCCGGCTGTGGCCGAGCCCGTTCCCGTACGGCGGGTCCCCGCTCGATGCGCAGGCTCAGGGCTCGGACGCGGCGGCGCGGTTCCTCGCGCGGGAGCAGCGCAACCAGGCGCGGCTCATGTACGTGGGGATGACCCGCGCCGCGCACACCACCGTGCTCACGGCGAAGAACGGCTCACCGAGCATGGTCAACGACCTCGGGGTCGAGGGGCTTGTCGCGTTCAAGCCCGGGACGGACGCGGTGGTCGTGGGTCGGGAGGCCACGATCCCCGCGCGCGTCGTGGCGCTCGAGCCGGCGGAGGCAGGGCCGTCCGACGGCGAGTGGGAACCCCGGTGGGTCGACGCACCCGGGTGGGAGGGCGCCGTCGTGCGCAAGCCCGCACGGCTCAAGGCGAGCGAGGCCCTCTCGGCGGGGCAGGACGCCGACGTCCGCGACATCGCGACCCTCGGCGCGCCCCTCGCCTCCCACGGCTCGGAGGACTGGGGCGCCGTCGGGTCGGCGGTGCACGCGTACCTGGGCACCGAGTTCCGGATGCTCGACGACGCCGGCCGGGCCCGCCTCGCCGAGCGGCTGGTGGAGCGGTGGGGCGTGGGCCGGACCGTCCAAGCGTCGCTGCTGACCGCCGCGGGCGAGCGGTTCGAATCCTGGCTGGACGGCGAGTTCCCGGGCTGGGCGCGGCACCGCGAGGCCGCGATCGGCTGGCGGCCCGAGGGGCAGGCGATGGAGGGCTGGATCGACCTCCTGCTCGAGGGGCCGGACGGCTTCGTGCTCGTGGACCACAAGACGTACCCGGGCAGCGACCCCGTGGGCCACATCCGCGCGCATTACCTGGGCCAGATGGCGGCATACCGATCGGCGATCGAGGCCGCGACCGGCAAGCCCGTCCTGCGGATCCTCATGCACCTGCCAGCGCTGGGGAAGGTGCTCGAGGTGGCAGACTGA